One Brassica oleracea var. oleracea cultivar TO1000 chromosome C7, BOL, whole genome shotgun sequence genomic window carries:
- the LOC106306555 gene encoding transcriptional adapter ADA2b-like isoform X2, translated as MGRSRRNFHNFEDPTLRTRKKKNAANVDNFESSSIVQGTEGGGKYNCDYCQKDITGKIRIKCAVCPDFDLCVECMSVGAEITPHKRDHAYRVMGNLTFPLICPDWSADDEMLLLEGLEIYGMGNWAEVAEHVGTKRKQQCLDHYRNIYLNSPFFPLPDMSHVAGKSKKELQAMASSFTVAQHMKEDYPFSPPKVKVEDTQKDRSFGGKKPVTPGNNSLVELSSYNHKREEFDPEYDNDAEQLLAEMEFKQNDTPEEKKLKLRVLRIFSKRLDERKRRKEFILERNLLYPNPFEKELSQEEKEQCRRLDVFMRFHSKEEHQELLNSVVSEYRMVKRLKDLKEAQMAGCRSTAEAERYLGRKRKRESEEGVNRGKESSPVQASSSYVNDLGMIGFKESQLLSESEKRLCSETKLVPPVYLQMQQVMSHEIFKGNVTKKSDAYSLFKIDPTKVDRVYDMLVKKGIAQL; from the exons ATGGGTCGCTCTCGTCGTAACTTCCACAATTTCGAAGACCCTACCCTTAG AACGAGGAAAAAGAAAAACGCAGCTAATGTGGACAACTTTGAGTCTTCGTCTATCG TTCAAGGTACGGAGGGAGGAGGGAAGTACAACTGCGATTATTGCCAGAAAGACATTACTGGCAAGATCAGGATCAAATGTGCTGTCTGTCCTGATTTCGATCTCTGTGTTGAATGTATGTCTGTTGGTGCTGAGATCACTCCTCACAAACGTGATCACGCCTACCGCGTTATG GGAAATCTAACTTTCCCACTTATTTGTCCGGACTGGAGTGCGGATGATGAAATGCTTCTCTTGGAG GGACTTGAGATTTATGGGATGGGAAACTGGGCTGAGGTCGCGGAGCATGTGGGAACGAAGAGAAAACAACAGTGTCTCGACCACTACAGAAACATTTACTTGAACTCCCCCTTTTTCCCACTTCCT GATATGTCGCATGTAGCAGGGAAGAGCAAAAAAGAACTTCAAGCCATGGCTTCTTCTTTCACAGTAGCGCAGCACATGAAAGAAGATTACCCGTTTTCTCCTCCTAAAGTCAA AGTTGAAGACACACAAAAAG ACAGGAGCTTTGGAGGAAAGAAACCTGTCACCCCGGGAAACAACTCTTTGGTTGAACTGAGTAGTTACAACCACAAAAGAGAAGAGTTCGACCCTGAATATGACAATGATGCTGAGCAGCTCTTGGCTGAGATGGAGTTCAAACAGAACGATACTCCCGAAGAGAAAAAGCTGAAGCTGCGTGTCTTGCGTATCTTTTCGAAAAG GCTTGATGAGAGGAAACGTAGAAAGGAGTTCATACTAGAAAGAAACCTGTTGTACCCAAATCCCTTTGAGAAGGAGCTGTCTCAGGAGGAAAAAGAGCAGTGTCGGCGTTTAGACGTTTTCATGCGCTTTCATTCAAAAGAAGAGCATCAAGAGCTACTTAATAGTGTTGTGAGCGAGTACCGCATGGTGAAACGGCTCAAAGATCTCAAG GAAGCTCAAATGGCAGGGTGTCGTTCAACGGCTGAAGCAGAGAGGTATCTAGGGAGGAAGAGGAAGCGAGAGAGCGAAGAAGGGGTGAACAGAGGGAAAGAGAGCAGTCCTGTGCAAGCATCTTCAAGCTATGTGAATGACTTGGGCATGATTGGGTTCAAAGAGTCGCAACTGCTGTCTGAATCC GAGAAGCGTCTTTGCAGCGAGACCAAGTTGGTTCCACCGGTTTATCTACAGATGCAGCAAGTGATGTCACATGAGATATTCAAAGGGAATGTTACAAAGAAGTCAGATGCTTATAGCCTTTTCAAGATTGATCCGACCAAAGTAGACAGAGTTTATGATATGCTTGTGAAGAAGGGTATTGCTCAGCTTTAA
- the LOC106303279 gene encoding uncharacterized protein LOC106303279, whose translation MGIHTLRCKSGKKVRDVLLDEKATEKAKNPPRGTRRRIKIILTRKQLELLLLNSAEGVSSKLPKTYGSCKRKWKPSLQTIVEKPSQSPSSQAAFIIVLSFNISLSLDQQEMEIQARLMEYKFHVMITIIVIVVLSSLVYAAPRILDILAYFWPLFASTAAFLAMAITSGGFQQLSDEATGEGIMDYVAGRPEDSYKYN comes from the exons ATGGGCATTCACACATTGCGATGTAAGAGTGGAAAGAAAGTTAGAGATGTCTTATTGGATGAGAAAGCAACAGAGAAGGCCAAGAATCCACCTCGAGGGACAAGGCGGCGCATAAAGATCATTCTGACGAGAAAGCAGCTCGAGCTGCTACTACTGAATAGTGCAGAAGGCGTTTCCTCTAAGCTCCCAAAGACTTATGGTAGCTGCAAGCGGAAATGGAAGCCATCTTTGCAGACAATAGTAGAG AAACCATCTCAATCCCCATCCTCACAAGCTGCATTCATCATAGTTCTTAGCTTCAACATATCTCTCTCTCTGGATCAACAAGAAATGGAGATTCAAGCAAGACTAATGGAGTACAAGTTCCATGTCATGATCACAATCATCGTGATCGTGGTTCTGTCGTCCCTCGTGTACGCAGCACCGAGAATCCTCGACATATTAGCTTACTTCTGGCCTCTGTTTGCGTCAACGGCCGCCTTCTTAGCAATGGCAATCACCTCCGGCGGCTTTCAACAGCTCTCAGATGAAGCTACCGGCGAGGGAATCATGGATTACGTCGCCGGACGGCCTGAAGATTCTTACAAATATAATTAA
- the LOC106301186 gene encoding SNF1-related protein kinase regulatory subunit beta-2-like isoform X1, with protein MDSSVFRWAREKLEKEHRESKESGKLKLEREKKDKDAAERQRRAVEASQRAKRLEAIEAQMMKVEEPRKRGGYIIQPIPPWILKRTNMPPQDEEEVFRWDDDEEEGAEWEVGEAPGTGKFTWNDDEEEEEEEEEEANSNNHHNDNDNDAANRSHQASDFTPSEQLMGGHHHHQSPPHSPRATQSPLMFAPQVPVIPLQRPDEIHIPNPSWMMQSPYEEASNEQGIPTMITWCHGGKEISVEGSWDNWKSRSRLQRSGKDFTIMKVLPSGVYEYRFIVDGQWMHAPELPFARDDAGNTFNLLDLQDYVPEDIQSISGFEPPQSPEASYSSLLLGAEDYSKEPPLVPPHLQMTLLNLPPANPDVPSPLPRPQHVVLNHLYMQKGKSGPSVVALGSTNRFLAKYVTVVLYKSLQR; from the exons ATGGATTCGTCCGTGTTTAGATGGGCGAGGGAGAAGCTGGAGAAGGAACACAGAGAGAGCAAGGAAAGTGGGAAGCTGAAGCTGGAACGAGAGAAGAAAGACAAGGATGCTGCGGAAAGGCAACGCCGAGCCGTTGAAGCTTCTCAAAGAGCCAAAAGGCTTGAAGCCATTGAAGCCCAGATGATGAAG GTTGAGGAACCTAGAAAACGTGGAGGTTATATTATACAACCCATACCTCCATGGATATTGAAGAGGACTAATATGCCGCCACAAGACGAGGAGGAGGTTTTTAGATGGGATGATGATGAAGAAGAAGGTGCTGAGTGGGAAGTAGGAGAGGCTCCTGGTACAG GAAAGTTTACTTGGAATGATGATGAAGAAGAAGAAGAAGAAGAA GAAGAAGAAGCCAATAGTAACAACCACCACAACGACAACGACAACGACGCTGCGAATCGCTCTCATCAAGCTTCCGACTTTACACCCTCCGAGCAGCTCATGGGTGGTCATCATCACCACCAATCTCCTCCTCACAGCCCTCGCGCCACTCAATCTCCCCTCATGTTCGCTCCTCAG GTTCCGGTGATTCCTCTCCAAAGACCAGACGAAATCCACATCCCTAACCCTTCCTGGATGATGCAATCGCCTTACGAAGAGGCTTCCAACGAGCAAGGCATCCCCACCATGATCACTTGGTGCCACGGTGGTAAAGAGATCTCTGTTGAGGGATCTTGGGATAATTGGAAGTCAAG AAGTCGGCTGCAGAGATCTGGAAAAGACTTCACAATAATGAAAGTGCTTCCCTCAGGTGTCTATGAGTACAGGTTCATCGTCGATGGACAGTGGATGCACGCCCCTGAGCTCCCTTTTGCTCGTGATGACGCTGGCAACACTTTCAACCTTTTGGACCTCCAG GACTATGTTCCTGAAGACATTCAAAGCATATCCGGATTCGAGCCTCCGCAATCTCCAGAGGCTAGCTACAGCAGCTTGCTTCTGGGAGCTGAGGATTATTCCAAAGAGCCGCCTTTGGTTCCACCGCATTTGCAGATGACTCTGCTGAACTTGCCGCCGGCCAACCCTGACGTGCCGTCGCCGCTGCCGAGGCCTCAGCATGTGGTTCTCAATCATCTTTACATGCAGAAGGGGAAAAGCGGTCCTTCTGTTGTTGCGCTTGGTTCCACTAACCGCTTTTTAGCAAAGTATGTAACTGTGGTGCTCTACAAGTCCCTCCAGAGATGA
- the LOC106304962 gene encoding GDSL esterase/lipase At4g16230 has translation MPLLVYLSQVIALSILFIPEVCLAGKNIPASFVFGDSLVDAGNNNYLTTLSKANYDPNGIDFGSATGRFTNGRTIVDIVIQALGSDELTPPNLAPTTRGSLVLKGVNYASGGSGILNSTGKLFGDRINVDAQLDNFATTRQDIISWIGESAAAKLFRSAIFSVTTGSNDLINNYFTPVVSNLERKVVPPEDFVDTMISRFRLQLTRLYQLGARKIVVINVGPVGCIPFSRESDPTAGNECSVEPNEVAQMYNLQLKTVVDDLNSNLQGSRFVYADVFRIVYDIIQNYGSYGFESEKVPCCSLAGKVGGLIPCGPSSKVCVDRSKYVFWDPYHPTEAANIIIARRLLSGDTSDIFPINIRQLANLKLNT, from the exons ATGCCGTTGCTTGTTTATCTTTCGCAAGTTATAGCATTGTCGATCTTGTTCATCCCCGAGGTGTGTCTCGCCGGTAAAAACATTCCGGCAAGTTTTGTGTTCGGAGATTCATTAGTGGATGCCGGAAACAACAACTATTTAACCACATTATCAAAGGCTAACTATGATCCTAATGGGATTGATTTTGGATCGGCTACAGGAAGATTCACCAACGGAAGAACCATCGTCGATATCGTAA TTCAGGCATTAGGTTCCGATGAACTAACTCCACCGAACTTAGCACCCACGACAAGAGGATCCCTCGTTCTCAAAGGCGTAAATTATGCTTCCGGCGGAAGTGGAATTCTTAACTCCACCGGAAAATTATTT GGCGACCGAATAAATGTGGATGCACAACTAGACAACTTTGCAACCACGAGACAAGACATCATTTCTTGGATCGGTGAATCCGCGGCAGCTAAATTATTCCGGTCAGCAATTTTCTCGGTTACAACCGGTTCTAACGATCTAATCAACAATTATTTCACTCCGGTCGTATCAAATCTTGAACGGAAAGTCGTGCCTCCAGAAGACTTTGTTGATACAATGATCTCAAGATTCAGATTACAGCTCACC AGATTGTACCAGTTGGGCGCAAGGAAAATCGTGGTGATTAATGTAGGTCCGGTTGGTTGTATACCTTTTTCGAGAGAGTCTGATCCAACGGCAGGAAATGAATGCTCGGTGGAACCTAATGAAGTGGCACAAATGTATAATCTCCAGCTTAAGACTGTCGTGGATGATTTAAACTCTAATCTACAAGGTTCAAGATTTGTCTACGCAGATGTTTTTCGCATTGTTTATGATATCATCCAAAACTATGGATCTTACG GTTTTGAGAGTGAGAAGGTTCCGTGTTGTTCGTTAGCTGGGAAGGTAGGTGGGCTGATTCCATGTGGACCATCTTCCAAAGTATGTGTGGATCGTTCCAAATACGTATTTTGGGATCCTTACCATCCTACAGAAGCTGCTAACATCATCATCGCCCGGCGTCTCCTCTCCGGCGATACCTCTGATATTTTCCCGATTAATATCCGGCAACTCGCTAACCTTAAGCTAAACACATAA
- the LOC106306556 gene encoding uncharacterized protein LOC106306556 — protein MTMMMMSLPKMKVSSLQPHLHLSSRRLLPAAKVSPSSSISTRPSCRVQCRRLTVESNRTKLEKTQPLGLEKKQLGQALVTGVSVGLMVALVMGMDGEKAMALGPEGPLMEEFWDNVRRYGLYALTVSTGALSAVFEPIFELLKNPISAVLIVIILGGSFYIVSQVVSAMVGVNEFAYDYGY, from the coding sequence ATGACTATGATGATGATGTCTCTCCCCAAAATGAAAGTATCTTCTCTGCAACCTCACCTCCATTTGAGCAGCCGCAGATTATTACCAGCAGCTAAGGTGTCTCCGAGCTCAAGCATAAGCACCAGGCCATCATGCCGCGTTCAGTGCAGAAGATTAACGGTGGAAAGTAACAGAACCAAGCTTGAAAAGACGCAACCTTTGGGTTTGGAGAAGAAGCAACTGGGACAAGCTTTGGTGACTGGTGTCTCGGTAGGGTTGATGGTGGCTTTGGTGATGGGAATGGACGGAGAAAAGGCGATGGCTTTGGGTCCAGAAGGTCCTTTGATGGAAGAGTTTTGGGACAACGTGAGAAGGTACGGTCTTTACGCTCTCACCGTCAGCACCGGAGCTCTCTCTGCTGTCTTTGAGCCCATTTTCGAGCTACTCAAGAACCCAATCTCCGCCGTTCTCATTGTGATCATCTTAGGTGGAAGCTTCTATATCGTCTCGCAAGTGGTCTCGGCTATGGTTGGTGTCAACGAGTTCGCTTATGATTATGGATACTAG
- the LOC106304571 gene encoding uncharacterized protein LOC106304571 — MVIILCANPFPHSSQGFYATNNPFQTSGPKGRIESKMIGNNRIFMRIDLPGVEQGNVTVTIDDSKRGVLIKAEEQSRNKNVSSLRSYETHVTLGYHCCEISTIDNPQVTDGVLRLFISTTHLNIYGVPCSADEDIHGRLVLDEPDDPNMAYEYGTLPDGSAYLRLDMPGVPKDDFTTDVVDKGSVKVTGHAPAVSHDSSGRSYSADAGMLCDPGVRISYLDDELERYAENGVMRLIIRDPSSLIP; from the exons ATGGTGATCATCCTCTGTGCAAATCCTTTCCCCCACTCTAGCC AAGGGTTTTACGCTACCAACAACCCGTTTCAGACAAGTGGGCCAAAAGGACGCATCGAAAGCAAGATGATTGGGAACAATAGAATATTCATGAGGATTGATTTACCGGGGGTTGAACAAGGAAACGTTACTGTTACCATTGACGACTCAAAGAGAGGTGTGCTTATCAAAGCCGAGGAGCAAAGTCGCAACAAAAATGTCTCCTCCCTACGCAGCTACGAAACCCACGTCACTCTCGGCTACCATTGCTGCGAGATATCCACCATCGACAACCCTCAAGTAACCGACGGGGTTCTCAGGCTATTCATCTCCACGACCCACCTTAACATCTACGGGGTTCCATGCTCTGCCGATGAAG ATATCCACGGCCGCCTTGTCCTTGACGAACCCGATG ATCCAAATATGGCTTATGAGTACGGGACGCTCCCTGATGGCAGCGCATACTTGCGTTTAGACATGCCTGGCGTTCCCAAAGATGACTTCACTACCGACGTCGTCGACAAGGGGAGCGTAAAAGTGACTGGTCACGCTCCTGCCGTTAGCCACGACTCAAGTGGTCGGTCTTACTCTGCTGACGCGGGTATGCTCTGCGATCCTGGCGTCAGAATTTCCTATCTTGATGATGAGCTGGAGCGCTACGCGGAGAACGGTGTGATGCGCCTCATCATCCGTGATCCGTCCAGCTTGATTCCATGA
- the LOC106301186 gene encoding SNF1-related protein kinase regulatory subunit beta-2-like isoform X2: MDSSVFRWAREKLEKEHRESKESGKLKLEREKKDKDAAERQRRAVEASQRAKRLEAIEAQMMKVEEPRKRGGYIIQPIPPWILKRTNMPPQDEEEVFRWDDDEEEGAEWEVGEAPGTGKFTWNDDEEEEEEEEEEANSNNHHNDNDNDAANRSHQASDFTPSEQLMGGHHHHQSPPHSPRATQSPLMFAPQVPVIPLQRPDEIHIPNPSWMMQSPYEEASNEQGIPTMITWCHGGKEISVEGSWDNWKSSRLQRSGKDFTIMKVLPSGVYEYRFIVDGQWMHAPELPFARDDAGNTFNLLDLQDYVPEDIQSISGFEPPQSPEASYSSLLLGAEDYSKEPPLVPPHLQMTLLNLPPANPDVPSPLPRPQHVVLNHLYMQKGKSGPSVVALGSTNRFLAKYVTVVLYKSLQR, from the exons ATGGATTCGTCCGTGTTTAGATGGGCGAGGGAGAAGCTGGAGAAGGAACACAGAGAGAGCAAGGAAAGTGGGAAGCTGAAGCTGGAACGAGAGAAGAAAGACAAGGATGCTGCGGAAAGGCAACGCCGAGCCGTTGAAGCTTCTCAAAGAGCCAAAAGGCTTGAAGCCATTGAAGCCCAGATGATGAAG GTTGAGGAACCTAGAAAACGTGGAGGTTATATTATACAACCCATACCTCCATGGATATTGAAGAGGACTAATATGCCGCCACAAGACGAGGAGGAGGTTTTTAGATGGGATGATGATGAAGAAGAAGGTGCTGAGTGGGAAGTAGGAGAGGCTCCTGGTACAG GAAAGTTTACTTGGAATGATGATGAAGAAGAAGAAGAAGAAGAA GAAGAAGAAGCCAATAGTAACAACCACCACAACGACAACGACAACGACGCTGCGAATCGCTCTCATCAAGCTTCCGACTTTACACCCTCCGAGCAGCTCATGGGTGGTCATCATCACCACCAATCTCCTCCTCACAGCCCTCGCGCCACTCAATCTCCCCTCATGTTCGCTCCTCAG GTTCCGGTGATTCCTCTCCAAAGACCAGACGAAATCCACATCCCTAACCCTTCCTGGATGATGCAATCGCCTTACGAAGAGGCTTCCAACGAGCAAGGCATCCCCACCATGATCACTTGGTGCCACGGTGGTAAAGAGATCTCTGTTGAGGGATCTTGGGATAATTGGAAGTCAAG TCGGCTGCAGAGATCTGGAAAAGACTTCACAATAATGAAAGTGCTTCCCTCAGGTGTCTATGAGTACAGGTTCATCGTCGATGGACAGTGGATGCACGCCCCTGAGCTCCCTTTTGCTCGTGATGACGCTGGCAACACTTTCAACCTTTTGGACCTCCAG GACTATGTTCCTGAAGACATTCAAAGCATATCCGGATTCGAGCCTCCGCAATCTCCAGAGGCTAGCTACAGCAGCTTGCTTCTGGGAGCTGAGGATTATTCCAAAGAGCCGCCTTTGGTTCCACCGCATTTGCAGATGACTCTGCTGAACTTGCCGCCGGCCAACCCTGACGTGCCGTCGCCGCTGCCGAGGCCTCAGCATGTGGTTCTCAATCATCTTTACATGCAGAAGGGGAAAAGCGGTCCTTCTGTTGTTGCGCTTGGTTCCACTAACCGCTTTTTAGCAAAGTATGTAACTGTGGTGCTCTACAAGTCCCTCCAGAGATGA
- the LOC106306555 gene encoding transcriptional adapter ADA2b-like isoform X1: protein MGRSRRNFHNFEDPTLRTRKKKNAANVDNFESSSIVQGTEGGGKYNCDYCQKDITGKIRIKCAVCPDFDLCVECMSVGAEITPHKRDHAYRVMGNLTFPLICPDWSADDEMLLLEGLEIYGMGNWAEVAEHVGTKRKQQCLDHYRNIYLNSPFFPLPDMSHVAGKSKKELQAMASSFTVAQHMKEDYPFSPPKVKVEDTQKESHTDRSFGGKKPVTPGNNSLVELSSYNHKREEFDPEYDNDAEQLLAEMEFKQNDTPEEKKLKLRVLRIFSKRLDERKRRKEFILERNLLYPNPFEKELSQEEKEQCRRLDVFMRFHSKEEHQELLNSVVSEYRMVKRLKDLKEAQMAGCRSTAEAERYLGRKRKRESEEGVNRGKESSPVQASSSYVNDLGMIGFKESQLLSESEKRLCSETKLVPPVYLQMQQVMSHEIFKGNVTKKSDAYSLFKIDPTKVDRVYDMLVKKGIAQL from the exons ATGGGTCGCTCTCGTCGTAACTTCCACAATTTCGAAGACCCTACCCTTAG AACGAGGAAAAAGAAAAACGCAGCTAATGTGGACAACTTTGAGTCTTCGTCTATCG TTCAAGGTACGGAGGGAGGAGGGAAGTACAACTGCGATTATTGCCAGAAAGACATTACTGGCAAGATCAGGATCAAATGTGCTGTCTGTCCTGATTTCGATCTCTGTGTTGAATGTATGTCTGTTGGTGCTGAGATCACTCCTCACAAACGTGATCACGCCTACCGCGTTATG GGAAATCTAACTTTCCCACTTATTTGTCCGGACTGGAGTGCGGATGATGAAATGCTTCTCTTGGAG GGACTTGAGATTTATGGGATGGGAAACTGGGCTGAGGTCGCGGAGCATGTGGGAACGAAGAGAAAACAACAGTGTCTCGACCACTACAGAAACATTTACTTGAACTCCCCCTTTTTCCCACTTCCT GATATGTCGCATGTAGCAGGGAAGAGCAAAAAAGAACTTCAAGCCATGGCTTCTTCTTTCACAGTAGCGCAGCACATGAAAGAAGATTACCCGTTTTCTCCTCCTAAAGTCAA AGTTGAAGACACACAAAAAG AATCTCATACAGACAGGAGCTTTGGAGGAAAGAAACCTGTCACCCCGGGAAACAACTCTTTGGTTGAACTGAGTAGTTACAACCACAAAAGAGAAGAGTTCGACCCTGAATATGACAATGATGCTGAGCAGCTCTTGGCTGAGATGGAGTTCAAACAGAACGATACTCCCGAAGAGAAAAAGCTGAAGCTGCGTGTCTTGCGTATCTTTTCGAAAAG GCTTGATGAGAGGAAACGTAGAAAGGAGTTCATACTAGAAAGAAACCTGTTGTACCCAAATCCCTTTGAGAAGGAGCTGTCTCAGGAGGAAAAAGAGCAGTGTCGGCGTTTAGACGTTTTCATGCGCTTTCATTCAAAAGAAGAGCATCAAGAGCTACTTAATAGTGTTGTGAGCGAGTACCGCATGGTGAAACGGCTCAAAGATCTCAAG GAAGCTCAAATGGCAGGGTGTCGTTCAACGGCTGAAGCAGAGAGGTATCTAGGGAGGAAGAGGAAGCGAGAGAGCGAAGAAGGGGTGAACAGAGGGAAAGAGAGCAGTCCTGTGCAAGCATCTTCAAGCTATGTGAATGACTTGGGCATGATTGGGTTCAAAGAGTCGCAACTGCTGTCTGAATCC GAGAAGCGTCTTTGCAGCGAGACCAAGTTGGTTCCACCGGTTTATCTACAGATGCAGCAAGTGATGTCACATGAGATATTCAAAGGGAATGTTACAAAGAAGTCAGATGCTTATAGCCTTTTCAAGATTGATCCGACCAAAGTAGACAGAGTTTATGATATGCTTGTGAAGAAGGGTATTGCTCAGCTTTAA
- the LOC106301301 gene encoding proline-rich protein 2-like, giving the protein MAEKGKEKVTMMKLKVDLECAKCYKKVKKVLCKFPQIRDQVFDEKSNIVIIKVVCCSPEKIMDKLCSKGGGSIKTIEIVQPPKPPQAQPQPQAQPPPQKPKDAPKAAEKPKEGEKPKQPEKPKESGKPKEAEKPKQAEKPKEADKPAAPKAAPAPAQGQAPAAAPKQAGPPPQAMPMMTHGQPVAMCYGPYYDGFGGGPAFSGYGMPPQPQQYETYGRPVYDSWGGGPPPSYRQCNLNRCDYFSEENPQSCSIM; this is encoded by the exons ATGGCCGAGAAGGGCAAGGAGAAG GTAACTATGATGAAGTTGAAGGTGGATCTTGAGTGTGCCAAGTGTTACAAGAAGGTCAAGAAGGTTCTTTGCAAATTCCCTC AAATCAGAGACCAAGTGTTTGATGAGAAGTCCAACATAGTCATCATCAAGGTGGTTTGCTGCAGCCCTGAGAAGATCATGGACAAACTCTGTTCTAAAGGTGGCGGCTCTATCAAGACTATCGAGATCGTCCAGCCACCCAAGCCGCCTCAGGCTCAGCCTCAGCCACAAGCTCAGCCTCCTCCCCAAAAGCCCAAAGATGCTCCCAAAGCCGCCGAGAAGCCTAAGGAGGGCGAGAAGCCTAAGCAACCTGAAAAGCCCAAGGAGTCTGGAAAGCCGAAGGAAGCTGAGAAGCCTAAGCAAGCAGAGAAGCCCAAAGAAGCCGACAAACCCGCAGCGCCTAAAGCCGCACCAGCTCCTGCACAGGGACAGGCGCCTGCTGCAGCCCCAAAGCAGGCTGGACCACCACCACAAGCGATGCCGATGATGACACATGGGCAGCCAGTAGCGATGTGTTATGGGCCATACTATGATGGTTTTGGAGGTGGGCCAGCGTTCAGTGGATACGGAATGCCTCCGCAGCCGCAACAGTACGAGACTTATGGCCGACCTGTGTATGACAGCTGGGGAGGAGGACCACCACCTAGTTACCGACAATGCAACCTCAATAGATGCGATTACTTCAGCGAAGAGAATCCACAAAGCTGCTCCATCATGTGA